In Flavobacterium gelatinilyticum, a genomic segment contains:
- a CDS encoding DUF5689 domain-containing protein, translating to MKKNISFFALVLLHFGCSSEVETPKLTCTQPDLHVNKTVEKVHELSETTAKQYSYDDIIEAYVVSSDEDGNFFKTISFQTKASENSPAIGFSVPIDVSNTYIDYRIGNKVYVKLKNQFTDLYFGGLRIGSLYVNNAGDPTIGRVSQNDFKNVLNASCTTISENELVESLSINEALNDSKLNTLIELNDVEFTEAAIGRHYFEESNNVGGSTNWNLRDKTGNQIIFRTSSYAKFADHFVPEGSGKVKGILTKYGTDYQLMVRFESDVVMNGKRNVPFFAEDFQSVKHNVNFALPGWSNIVEKASKLWKSMVYAGNGYAEFNTTSTTAAENIAWLVSPKIDLTNYKNAVLSFRSAQHDLKIDSPLNTLEVYISSNFEGNVTKAKWTKLEAKVPTLSSPTREFMSSGGINLSEFSGKINIGFRYVGSGKDKTLNGAFMVDDIKIFGEK from the coding sequence ATGAAAAAAAACATTTCATTTTTCGCATTAGTATTACTTCACTTTGGCTGCAGTTCCGAAGTTGAAACACCAAAATTAACCTGTACACAGCCTGATTTACATGTAAATAAAACAGTCGAAAAAGTGCATGAACTTTCTGAAACAACAGCAAAACAGTATTCATATGATGATATTATAGAAGCTTATGTTGTTTCGAGCGATGAAGATGGTAATTTTTTTAAGACGATTTCATTTCAAACAAAAGCTTCCGAAAATTCTCCGGCAATTGGTTTTAGTGTGCCCATTGACGTTTCGAATACTTATATCGATTACAGAATTGGAAATAAAGTATACGTAAAACTCAAAAACCAGTTTACAGATTTATATTTTGGCGGACTCCGGATTGGAAGTTTATATGTCAATAACGCCGGAGACCCTACAATTGGACGGGTTTCGCAGAATGATTTTAAGAACGTTTTGAATGCGTCCTGTACAACTATAAGTGAAAATGAGTTAGTTGAATCACTTTCTATTAATGAGGCTTTAAATGATAGTAAATTAAACACTTTAATAGAATTAAACGATGTCGAATTTACCGAAGCGGCTATTGGGCGTCATTATTTTGAAGAGTCCAATAATGTGGGAGGTTCTACCAATTGGAATTTAAGAGATAAAACCGGAAATCAGATTATTTTCAGGACCAGCAGTTATGCCAAATTCGCCGATCATTTTGTTCCGGAAGGAAGCGGAAAAGTAAAAGGAATTTTAACGAAATACGGTACAGATTATCAATTAATGGTTCGTTTTGAAAGCGATGTTGTGATGAACGGAAAAAGAAATGTTCCATTTTTTGCCGAAGATTTTCAATCGGTTAAACACAATGTCAATTTTGCTCTGCCTGGCTGGAGTAATATCGTTGAGAAAGCATCAAAACTCTGGAAAAGTATGGTATACGCCGGAAATGGGTATGCAGAATTTAATACCACAAGCACAACGGCAGCCGAAAATATTGCATGGCTCGTTTCTCCTAAAATTGATTTGACAAACTACAAAAATGCGGTTCTTTCTTTTAGAAGCGCACAGCATGATTTAAAAATAGATTCTCCGTTAAATACTTTAGAAGTCTATATTTCATCCAATTTTGAAGGAAATGTCACGAAAGCTAAATGGACAAAATTAGAAGCAAAAGTTCCAACACTTTCCTCGCCAACCCGCGAATTTATGAGTTCCGGCGGTATCAATTTATCTGAGTTTTCAGGAAAAATTAATATCGGTTTTAGATATGTAGGATCAGGAAAAGACAAAACACTAAACGGTGCTTTTATGGTTGATGATATTAAGATATTTGGAGAGAAATAA
- a CDS encoding Gfo/Idh/MocA family oxidoreductase: MQQIKTALLSYGMSGKVFHAPFLDIHPGFELLGSWERTKKLIQLDYPDVKSYASIEDVLADDVDLVIVNTPVGTHYEYAKKVLLAGKHAVVEKAFTTTAAEAKELNEIAKEKGVKLAVFQNRRWDSDFKTIQKVIEDGVLGDLVEAEFHFDRYNPLLSPKAHKETANDGAGILKDLGPHLIDQAICLFGSPKSVFGDIRITRENSLVDDWIDLLLIYENFRVRLKAGFFVREANPAYTIHGKKGSFLKPRGDVQEDKLKEGEKPNLESWGTEPENLQGILHTEIDGKPVREKIETLKGNYFSFFDGVFNSITSDVTEPVTAEDGVKVMQVIEAAIASTTQRKVIDL; encoded by the coding sequence ATGCAGCAAATAAAAACAGCACTATTATCATACGGAATGTCGGGAAAGGTTTTTCACGCGCCATTTTTGGACATTCATCCCGGATTTGAATTACTGGGATCGTGGGAAAGAACTAAAAAACTAATTCAGCTGGACTATCCGGATGTCAAAAGTTACGCTTCAATCGAAGATGTATTGGCAGACGATGTTGATCTCGTAATAGTCAATACCCCTGTCGGTACACATTACGAATATGCGAAGAAAGTACTTTTGGCAGGAAAACATGCCGTTGTCGAAAAAGCTTTTACCACAACCGCAGCAGAAGCCAAAGAACTAAACGAAATTGCTAAAGAAAAGGGGGTAAAACTGGCCGTTTTTCAGAACAGAAGATGGGACAGCGATTTTAAAACGATTCAAAAAGTAATTGAAGACGGTGTTTTGGGAGATTTGGTAGAAGCTGAATTTCATTTTGACAGATATAACCCGCTGCTGAGTCCGAAAGCTCATAAAGAAACCGCAAATGACGGAGCCGGAATCCTGAAAGATTTAGGGCCGCATTTAATAGATCAGGCGATTTGTTTGTTTGGTTCTCCAAAATCTGTTTTTGGAGACATTAGAATCACAAGAGAAAATTCGCTGGTAGATGATTGGATCGATTTATTGTTGATTTACGAAAATTTCAGGGTACGTTTAAAAGCCGGATTTTTTGTTCGGGAAGCCAATCCTGCCTATACAATTCATGGTAAAAAAGGTTCTTTCTTAAAACCGAGAGGGGATGTTCAGGAAGACAAATTAAAAGAGGGTGAAAAACCGAATCTGGAATCGTGGGGAACAGAACCGGAAAACCTTCAGGGAATTCTTCATACAGAAATTGACGGAAAACCGGTTCGTGAAAAAATCGAAACCTTAAAAGGAAATTATTTCTCGTTTTTTGACGGCGTTTTTAACTCTATAACAAGCGATGTAACAGAACCTGTTACTGCCGAAGACGGGGTAAAAGTAATGCAGGTAATCGAAGCTGCTATTGCCAGTACTACGCAGCGAAAAGTGATCGATTTATAA
- a CDS encoding NADH:flavin oxidoreductase/NADH oxidase: MASQLFSPLSLKNITLKNRIVISPMCQYSAEDGFANDWHLVHLGSRASGGAGLIIQEATAVSPEARISPSDLGIWKDEHIEKLKQINAFIVSQNAIPGIQLAHAGRKASVSAPWLGNKKLDIAQGGWQTVAPSAIPYHDNEPFLPEALDKNGIQKVISDFKSATKRVVEAGFQVLEVHAAHGYLLHQFLSPLTNVRTDEYGGSFENRIRFTLEIVEAVQTEWPSDLPLFVRISATDWAEGGWNPEESVQLSKILKEKGVDLIDVSSGGLVSHQKITLGPGYQVPFAEKVKKEANIATGAVGLITEVEQAEEILKKNQGDLILFARESLRNPNLPLDFAKELNDDIQWPKQYERAKL; the protein is encoded by the coding sequence ATGGCTTCACAATTATTTTCTCCTTTATCCTTAAAAAACATCACTTTAAAAAATAGAATCGTTATTTCGCCTATGTGCCAGTATTCTGCCGAGGACGGATTTGCAAACGACTGGCATCTGGTTCATTTAGGAAGCCGTGCCTCTGGAGGAGCCGGACTGATTATTCAGGAAGCGACGGCAGTTTCTCCCGAAGCCAGAATTTCACCTTCGGATTTAGGAATCTGGAAAGACGAACATATCGAAAAACTAAAACAAATCAACGCTTTTATTGTTTCACAAAATGCAATTCCGGGAATCCAGCTGGCACATGCCGGACGAAAAGCAAGTGTTTCGGCTCCGTGGCTGGGAAATAAAAAGTTAGATATCGCTCAGGGCGGATGGCAGACTGTTGCGCCAAGTGCGATTCCGTATCACGATAACGAACCTTTTCTGCCGGAAGCTTTGGATAAAAACGGAATCCAAAAAGTAATTTCTGATTTTAAATCTGCCACAAAAAGAGTGGTAGAAGCCGGTTTTCAGGTTTTGGAAGTCCACGCAGCACATGGTTATTTACTGCATCAGTTTTTATCGCCTTTAACAAACGTGAGAACCGATGAATACGGCGGCAGTTTCGAAAATAGAATTCGTTTTACATTAGAAATTGTAGAAGCCGTACAGACCGAATGGCCTTCGGATTTACCGTTATTCGTTAGGATTTCGGCTACGGACTGGGCAGAAGGCGGCTGGAATCCAGAAGAATCTGTACAGCTTTCGAAAATATTAAAAGAAAAAGGAGTAGATTTAATTGATGTTTCGTCAGGCGGATTGGTATCGCATCAAAAAATCACACTTGGACCGGGATATCAGGTTCCTTTTGCAGAAAAAGTAAAAAAAGAAGCTAATATTGCAACAGGGGCCGTAGGTTTAATAACCGAAGTAGAACAAGCCGAGGAAATCCTAAAGAAAAATCAGGGAGATTTAATTTTATTCGCCAGAGAATCATTAAGAAACCCGAACCTGCCTCTGGATTTCGCCAAAGAATTAAACGACGATATTCAGTGGCCAAAACAGTACGAAAGAGCTAAGTTATAA
- a CDS encoding TonB-dependent receptor, whose translation MEKKYLIFFVLLSFSFASSQEKTTFTGIVIDSKTQNPLENVLVSIQNSSLTALTSKKGKFELYSSAKEEQLLLIRNQGYKDLFLKIQSNPGQIVNLGVLQLEDAFSDEIPAALITLLDSDFSEDNSSSEMTSGLLQSSKDAFMQAAAFNWGQARFRVRGLDSENGTMMLNGMTMNKTYDGRPQWSNWGGLNNVLRNQEFSVGTAFSNYTFGGILGTQQIFTRASLYRKGTQLTFSGSNTTYIWRAIGSYASGMNASGWAYVVSAGKRWADDGYFDGTNFNADSFFMSVEKKLNHKNALNFTAFYTPSSRGKNSPNTAEVTSLMGEKYNSYWGFQNGKKRNARAKNVEEPVLMLNHYLKIDEKTNLNSGVMYQFGKVGNSNIDYQNADSPDPVYYRKMPSYFSSLYAKDKGEFSGDFTPDYENADKNKINFLANPQIDWKAMYQANQKTGPNGYEPAQSHYVVYEDRTDDKTFAVNSVLNTQISSNLSFDGGISYKNLKSHNFQKLTDLLGGSYFLDIDAFYKGDLAQSDLQNPNREVKAGDLYGYNYNFLSNTVDAFTQFKFSYNKTEFYLAQSFSTAAYQREGLYQNGIYAANSLGKSEKVNFENFGFKGGFMYKISGRQGLFFNAAHLTRAPSLKNTFSNSRLNNSVVDRIGSENISSAEANYVYRSPKLKLRLTAYYASIKNSSKTSFFYAEGIFDNGAGYDATDAFVSQTLTNLDKKNTGAELSFEYQLSSTLKTTLSAAYGNYVYSSNPNVVITNDANAAKDNTKTIFNFGTALLKNYKQAGTPQQAYSLGLEYRDPKFWWLGANINYLADNYIDISPISRTSQFYINPANSFPYPEATSERGNELLKQEKFNPAALLNISGGKSWRVGQKYIGFFASINNVLDAVYKTGGFEQARNANFRALNQDVSSGTPSFGPKYYYGYGRTYFLNLTIGL comes from the coding sequence ATGGAAAAAAAGTACCTGATCTTTTTTGTTTTATTGTCTTTTAGTTTTGCTTCTTCACAAGAGAAGACCACTTTTACCGGAATTGTAATTGATTCCAAAACGCAAAATCCGCTTGAGAATGTTCTGGTGAGCATTCAGAATTCTTCGCTTACAGCATTAACTTCCAAAAAAGGGAAATTCGAATTGTACTCTTCTGCAAAAGAAGAACAATTACTTTTAATTCGAAATCAGGGATATAAAGACTTATTTCTAAAAATACAATCCAATCCCGGGCAGATTGTAAATCTTGGAGTATTACAGTTAGAAGATGCATTTTCAGATGAAATTCCAGCAGCTTTAATCACTTTACTGGATAGTGATTTTTCTGAAGATAACAGCTCTTCTGAAATGACATCCGGTTTATTGCAGTCATCCAAAGATGCTTTTATGCAGGCGGCAGCATTCAATTGGGGGCAGGCCCGCTTTAGAGTCCGCGGTCTGGACAGCGAAAACGGAACCATGATGCTTAACGGCATGACCATGAATAAAACCTACGACGGCCGGCCGCAATGGAGCAATTGGGGCGGTTTGAACAACGTACTTCGCAATCAGGAATTTTCTGTTGGAACCGCTTTTTCTAATTACACATTTGGCGGCATTTTAGGAACACAGCAAATATTTACCAGAGCATCATTATACAGAAAAGGTACGCAGCTCACTTTTTCAGGAAGTAATACAACGTATATCTGGCGCGCGATTGGATCATACGCTTCGGGGATGAATGCTTCCGGCTGGGCTTATGTTGTTTCGGCCGGGAAAAGATGGGCAGATGATGGTTATTTTGACGGAACAAACTTCAATGCAGATTCTTTTTTTATGAGTGTAGAAAAGAAATTAAACCATAAAAATGCACTCAATTTTACGGCATTTTACACACCCAGTTCCCGAGGGAAAAATTCACCTAATACGGCAGAAGTAACGAGTTTAATGGGAGAAAAATACAATTCGTACTGGGGATTTCAGAACGGTAAAAAAAGAAATGCACGAGCGAAAAATGTCGAAGAACCGGTATTGATGCTCAATCATTATTTGAAAATTGATGAAAAAACGAATCTGAATTCGGGTGTTATGTATCAGTTTGGCAAAGTGGGTAACAGCAATATCGATTATCAAAATGCCGATAGTCCTGATCCTGTTTATTACCGCAAAATGCCAAGTTATTTCAGTTCGCTTTATGCAAAAGACAAAGGTGAATTTTCTGGTGATTTTACTCCGGATTATGAAAATGCAGACAAAAACAAAATCAATTTTTTGGCAAATCCGCAAATCGACTGGAAAGCTATGTATCAGGCTAATCAGAAAACTGGACCAAATGGTTACGAGCCTGCGCAGAGTCATTATGTTGTGTACGAAGACAGGACAGATGATAAAACTTTTGCGGTTAATTCAGTTTTAAATACGCAAATCAGTTCAAATTTGTCTTTTGACGGCGGAATTTCATATAAGAATTTAAAATCGCATAATTTTCAAAAGCTTACAGATCTCTTGGGAGGCAGCTATTTTCTGGATATTGATGCATTCTACAAAGGTGATTTGGCACAATCGGATTTACAGAATCCAAACCGTGAGGTAAAAGCAGGTGATCTTTATGGTTACAATTATAACTTCTTATCGAATACGGTAGATGCTTTCACACAATTTAAATTCAGTTATAATAAAACCGAATTTTATCTGGCTCAGTCTTTTTCAACCGCCGCTTACCAAAGAGAAGGACTGTATCAGAACGGCATTTATGCAGCAAATTCTTTAGGGAAAAGCGAAAAAGTAAACTTCGAAAATTTCGGTTTCAAAGGTGGTTTTATGTATAAAATTTCCGGAAGGCAGGGATTGTTTTTCAATGCAGCACATCTTACGAGAGCGCCTTCACTCAAAAATACATTTTCGAATTCACGTTTAAATAATTCTGTTGTTGACAGAATCGGCAGCGAAAATATAAGCAGCGCAGAGGCGAATTATGTTTATCGTTCGCCTAAACTTAAACTTCGTCTGACGGCTTATTATGCTTCAATAAAAAACAGTTCGAAAACCTCTTTTTTCTATGCCGAAGGAATTTTTGATAATGGAGCGGGTTACGATGCAACAGATGCTTTTGTAAGTCAGACTTTAACAAATTTGGACAAGAAAAATACCGGAGCAGAATTAAGTTTTGAGTATCAGCTTTCATCAACATTAAAAACTACTTTATCTGCAGCATACGGAAATTACGTTTACAGCAGTAATCCAAATGTTGTCATTACGAACGATGCCAATGCGGCAAAAGACAACACTAAAACTATTTTTAACTTTGGCACAGCACTACTTAAAAACTATAAACAAGCCGGAACACCACAGCAGGCCTATTCCCTGGGATTAGAATATCGGGATCCTAAGTTTTGGTGGCTGGGAGCAAACATTAATTATCTTGCTGATAATTATATCGATATTTCTCCTATTTCCAGAACTTCTCAGTTTTATATAAATCCCGCAAATAGCTTTCCGTACCCCGAAGCCACATCAGAAAGAGGAAATGAATTGCTTAAGCAGGAAAAATTTAATCCTGCAGCACTTTTAAACATCAGCGGCGGGAAATCGTGGCGAGTTGGTCAAAAGTATATTGGCTTTTTTGCCAGTATCAATAACGTTCTGGATGCAGTGTATAAAACCGGCGGTTTTGAGCAGGCCAGAAATGCCAATTTTAGAGCACTAAATCAGGATGTTTCAAGCGGCACGCCGTCATTTGGACCCAAATACTATTACGGTTACGGACGAACTTACTTTTTAAATCTCACAATCGGTTTATAA
- a CDS encoding aminopeptidase C: protein MYKNTIKSVFAASAFFVAAGSCFAQDVLVNSLKLNASDKSKEAFKFTEVVNLGTTSIKNQGSSGTCWSYASNSFLESEMIRLGKQPVELSQVFSARNVYVDKGVNYVRMHGAITLGDGGALHDVINMYKKYGTVPREVYTGLNYGTDKNKFAEMAALIEGVLAAVVKNPNGQLTPNWQKAYTAVIDSYLGKVPENFAYKGKNYTPQSFAKEVVGINPDEYIEMSSFTTSPYYQKTTMMVPDNWSLDQVYNVKVNDMTDVIDNALKKGYTVAWATDVSEKSFSWKNGVAYVPTKKFDDMSAEEKADMFNGPKAEPEITPEMRQEAFDNYTTTDDHGMHIIGLAKDQTGKEYYIVKNSWGETNDYKGFLFVTKNFVKYKTTALLVNKGGIPSDIAKKLGV, encoded by the coding sequence ATGTATAAAAATACAATTAAATCAGTTTTTGCCGCTTCAGCATTTTTTGTTGCTGCCGGAAGCTGTTTTGCACAAGACGTTTTGGTAAATTCATTAAAGTTAAATGCGAGTGATAAAAGTAAAGAAGCTTTTAAATTCACCGAAGTAGTTAACTTAGGAACCACCTCTATTAAAAACCAGGGTTCATCCGGAACTTGCTGGAGTTATGCTTCAAACTCATTTTTAGAGTCAGAAATGATTCGTTTAGGAAAACAGCCTGTTGAGTTATCTCAGGTATTTTCTGCCCGAAATGTGTATGTAGATAAAGGCGTAAATTATGTACGCATGCACGGCGCTATTACATTGGGCGATGGCGGTGCGCTTCACGACGTAATTAATATGTACAAAAAATACGGAACCGTTCCTAGAGAAGTCTACACAGGATTAAACTACGGAACAGATAAAAATAAATTTGCCGAAATGGCTGCTTTAATCGAAGGTGTTCTGGCTGCTGTGGTTAAAAATCCAAACGGACAATTGACTCCAAACTGGCAGAAAGCCTATACAGCAGTAATTGATTCATATTTAGGAAAAGTGCCTGAAAACTTCGCGTATAAAGGAAAAAACTATACACCTCAGTCTTTTGCTAAAGAAGTAGTAGGGATTAACCCGGATGAGTACATCGAAATGTCGTCGTTTACAACTTCTCCGTACTACCAAAAAACAACTATGATGGTACCGGACAATTGGTCTCTTGACCAGGTTTACAATGTAAAAGTAAACGATATGACCGATGTTATCGACAACGCACTGAAAAAAGGATATACTGTAGCATGGGCAACAGACGTAAGTGAGAAAAGCTTCAGCTGGAAAAATGGTGTAGCATACGTGCCGACAAAGAAATTTGATGACATGTCAGCCGAAGAAAAAGCAGATATGTTCAACGGACCAAAAGCAGAGCCGGAAATTACTCCGGAAATGCGTCAGGAAGCATTTGACAACTACACAACAACAGACGACCACGGAATGCACATCATAGGTCTTGCAAAAGATCAAACCGGAAAAGAATATTATATCGTAAAAAATTCTTGGGGAGAAACAAATGACTACAAAGGTTTCTTATTCGTAACCAAAAATTTCGTAAAATATAAAACAACTGCCTTATTGGTAAACAAAGGCGGAATTCCTTCTGATATCGCTAAGAAATTAGGAGTATAA
- a CDS encoding helix-turn-helix domain-containing protein codes for MSTLSRPNHIGRKISRIRELRDMKQEALAQALGMSQQSISIIENSETVDEEKLKAIAEVLGVSAEGIENFSEEAVLNIIGNTLQDGSVINGNAFNCNFNPLDKVVELYERLVQAEKDKVEYLEKLMKGK; via the coding sequence ATGAGCACACTTAGCAGACCAAACCATATAGGACGAAAAATAAGCCGTATTCGTGAACTTCGTGACATGAAACAAGAAGCTTTGGCGCAGGCTTTAGGTATGAGCCAGCAGTCTATTTCGATTATTGAAAACAGCGAAACTGTCGACGAAGAAAAACTTAAAGCAATTGCCGAAGTTTTAGGCGTTTCTGCTGAAGGAATTGAAAATTTCTCTGAAGAAGCGGTTTTAAACATTATTGGAAACACATTACAAGACGGAAGTGTTATTAATGGCAATGCATTTAATTGCAACTTTAATCCTCTTGACAAAGTTGTGGAACTTTATGAACGTTTGGTTCAGGCTGAGAAGGATAAGGTCGAGTATTTGGAGAAGTTGATGAAAGGGAAGTAG
- a CDS encoding MFS transporter produces the protein MINFNPLQLFQTKGKIKKVFREAKASYLKRIRFAVGMFYFGMGLSFATWASRIPDIKTALHLTEGDLGSILFALPMGQLIVMPFSGKMVTKFGSHRILIFSLIMYVLCLANLGLATTGLQLSLGLFLFGLFGNLANIAVNTQGVYTEVLFKKTIMSSFHGMWSFAGFTGALVGLGMLALDLSPLHHFLIVGGIVLLMVAFNFQFLVKAKEKIKHKNAEKKKLFTKPDSALLWLGVIGFCSMASEGVMFDWSGVYFKDIVQAPGPLVVLGYTSFMIMMAGGRFLGDGLINKFGRERVMQISGVMISAGLFTAVFLPYIIPCTIAFMAVGLGVATIVPTVYSMAGKNPTVPPGEALTIVSSVSFLGFLMGPPVIGHIAQNFGLQFSFAFIGIFGVLIAFMVSKIRTTA, from the coding sequence TTGATAAATTTCAATCCATTACAGCTTTTTCAGACAAAAGGAAAAATCAAAAAGGTTTTTAGGGAAGCCAAAGCGTCGTATTTAAAACGAATTCGTTTTGCTGTGGGAATGTTTTATTTCGGAATGGGACTGAGTTTTGCCACCTGGGCAAGCCGAATCCCGGATATCAAAACTGCCCTTCATTTAACCGAAGGCGATTTGGGCTCGATACTTTTTGCCCTGCCAATGGGACAATTGATCGTAATGCCGTTTTCGGGTAAAATGGTAACCAAATTTGGAAGCCACCGCATTTTAATTTTCTCTTTAATAATGTATGTGTTATGTCTTGCTAATTTAGGACTGGCAACCACAGGTCTGCAATTGTCATTAGGTTTGTTTTTGTTTGGATTATTTGGAAACTTAGCCAATATCGCCGTAAATACGCAAGGAGTTTATACCGAAGTTTTATTCAAAAAAACAATCATGTCATCTTTTCACGGTATGTGGAGTTTTGCCGGATTTACCGGGGCTTTAGTAGGTTTAGGAATGCTGGCATTAGATTTATCGCCTTTGCATCACTTTTTGATTGTAGGAGGGATCGTTTTATTAATGGTGGCTTTCAATTTTCAGTTTTTAGTTAAAGCCAAAGAAAAAATCAAACATAAAAATGCCGAAAAGAAGAAACTATTTACCAAACCGGACAGTGCTTTGCTTTGGCTGGGTGTAATTGGTTTTTGCAGTATGGCCAGTGAGGGCGTAATGTTTGACTGGAGCGGTGTTTACTTTAAAGATATTGTTCAGGCACCGGGACCTTTGGTGGTTTTAGGATATACCTCTTTTATGATTATGATGGCCGGAGGAAGATTCCTTGGAGACGGATTAATCAATAAATTTGGACGTGAGCGTGTTATGCAGATCAGCGGAGTTATGATTTCTGCCGGATTGTTTACCGCAGTTTTTCTTCCGTATATCATTCCGTGCACGATTGCTTTTATGGCTGTAGGTTTGGGTGTTGCCACGATTGTTCCAACAGTTTACAGTATGGCTGGAAAAAATCCGACAGTGCCGCCGGGAGAAGCTTTAACGATAGTTTCAAGTGTTAGTTTCTTGGGCTTTTTAATGGGACCTCCTGTAATTGGACACATTGCACAAAACTTTGGACTTCAGTTTTCTTTTGCTTTTATCGGGATTTTTGGCGTTCTGATTGCCTTTATGGTTTCCAAAATTAGAACAACCGCTTAA
- a CDS encoding GIY-YIG nuclease family protein — translation MHFVYILYSSKLNRFYIGFTSNFDTRMEFHKNAESHKFTANAEDWELFLKIECGSKSQGLNIEKHIKKMKSKIYIENLIKYPDIILRLKEKYK, via the coding sequence ATGCATTTTGTTTACATTCTCTATTCCTCCAAATTGAATCGATTTTATATTGGATTTACATCTAATTTTGATACTCGAATGGAGTTTCATAAAAATGCAGAATCACATAAATTCACAGCAAATGCAGAAGATTGGGAATTATTTCTCAAAATAGAATGCGGAAGTAAATCACAAGGTCTTAATATTGAAAAACATATTAAGAAAATGAAAAGCAAAATCTATATTGAAAATTTAATTAAGTATCCAGATATTATTCTTAGACTTAAAGAGAAATATAAATAA
- the rseP gene encoding RIP metalloprotease RseP, producing MDIVIKLSQFLLSLSLLIILHELGHFIPAKLFKTRVEKFYLFFDVKYALLKKKIGETEYGIGWLPLGGYVKISGMIDESMDKEQMAEPPKPWEFRTKPAWQRLIIMLGGVTVNFILAFIIYIGMAFAYGDTYVANSDLKDGVFIENPAMLKAGFRTGDKIISIDDKKVENFDNDMNMNVIMAKHVLIERDGKQQTITMPGDFVDQLSKYEKGLLIGIRMPFVVGKVAEESENTSLKPKDLIVNLNGQKIKYFDEAKVILDANKGKTISAVVLRDLKETPLTVKVSKEGKLGIAVGGLGIESLEKLGYYKVSTKEYSFFESIPVGIEKGKDQLVGYGKQLKMIFNPETKAYKQVGGFAAIYNIFPSSWSWETFWSITALLSIMLGVMNLLPIPALDGGHVMFLLYEMISGKKPSDKFLENAQMVGFVLLITLLLFANGNDIYKAIVGR from the coding sequence ATGGATATAGTTATCAAACTCTCTCAATTTCTATTGAGTTTATCTTTACTTATTATTCTTCACGAATTAGGACACTTTATTCCTGCCAAATTATTTAAAACAAGAGTCGAAAAATTTTACCTGTTTTTTGATGTTAAATATGCCCTGCTAAAAAAGAAAATCGGCGAAACTGAATATGGAATTGGATGGTTACCGCTTGGAGGTTATGTAAAAATCTCAGGTATGATCGACGAAAGTATGGACAAAGAGCAAATGGCAGAGCCGCCAAAGCCTTGGGAGTTTCGTACTAAACCGGCTTGGCAGCGTTTAATTATTATGCTTGGCGGTGTTACCGTAAACTTTATCCTTGCTTTTATTATATATATAGGAATGGCGTTTGCTTACGGAGATACGTATGTAGCCAATTCTGATTTGAAAGATGGTGTATTTATAGAAAATCCTGCAATGCTTAAAGCAGGTTTTAGAACCGGAGACAAAATTATATCTATCGACGATAAAAAAGTTGAGAATTTCGATAATGACATGAACATGAACGTGATCATGGCGAAACATGTTTTAATTGAAAGAGATGGAAAACAGCAGACTATTACCATGCCTGGTGATTTTGTAGATCAGTTATCGAAATACGAAAAAGGTTTATTAATTGGAATAAGAATGCCTTTTGTTGTGGGTAAAGTAGCCGAAGAATCTGAAAATACTTCTTTAAAACCAAAAGATTTGATTGTAAACCTTAATGGTCAAAAAATTAAATATTTTGATGAAGCAAAAGTTATCTTAGACGCTAACAAAGGAAAAACAATTTCTGCTGTAGTGCTTCGTGATTTAAAAGAAACTCCTCTAACAGTAAAGGTTTCTAAGGAAGGAAAACTGGGTATTGCAGTTGGCGGTCTTGGTATTGAATCCTTAGAAAAACTAGGTTACTATAAAGTAAGTACAAAAGAATATAGTTTCTTTGAATCTATTCCGGTTGGAATTGAAAAAGGAAAAGATCAATTGGTAGGTTACGGAAAACAATTGAAAATGATTTTTAACCCGGAAACCAAAGCTTACAAACAAGTAGGTGGTTTTGCTGCGATTTACAACATTTTTCCAAGTTCTTGGAGCTGGGAAACATTCTGGTCAATCACTGCTTTATTGTCAATTATGCTTGGTGTTATGAATTTATTGCCAATTCCGGCTCTTGACGGCGGACATGTTATGTTTTTATTGTATGAAATGATCAGCGGTAAAAAACCAAGCGATAAATTCCTTGAAAATGCCCAAATGGTTGGTTTCGTATTACTTATAACACTGCTTTTGTTTGCTAACGGAAACGATATTTATAAGGCAATCGTAGGCAGGTAA